In Natronococcus sp. AD-5, the genomic window CGCTCGAGCGCCGGACGGCGGAACTCGAGTACATCCTCGACCGCGTCGAGGGGCTGATCCAGGACGTCACGGACGTGGTCGCGGGGTCGACCTCCCGGACGGAACTCGAGACCGCGGTCTGCGAGCGAATCGCCGCGGAATCGGCCTACGACGGGGCCTGGATCGGCGAACGGGATCCCGCGAGCGGGGCGATCGAAGTGCGCTCGAGCGGCGGCGTCACCCCCGCGGACCGCCCGACCGAGCCGGCCGCCGAAACGCTCGCGACCGACGAGGTCACCATCGACCACGACGGCGGGACGCCCCGCGCGTCGTTCCCGCTGTCGTACGACGGGATCGAGTACGGCGTCCTGACGGTCCGTACGAACCGCGATCGTCCCATCGACGACCGCGAGACGGTGATCCTCTCGGCGCTCGCCCGCGCCGTCGCCAGCGGGGTCAACGCCCGCGAGACCAGCCGCACCCTCGAGACGGACGCCGTCGTCGCCGTCGAACTCGAACTCACCGATCCCGCGGTCGCGCCGGCCGCGCTCTCGGCGGCGACCGACGGGCGCCTCGAGTACCGCCGCTCGGTCCACCGCACCGGTGACGAGACCGCGTCGCTGTTCACCGTCAGGGGCGCGAGCGGCGACGACCTCCGCACGGCCGCGGTCGAGTTACCGAGCGCGGACCTCACCGTCCTCGTCGAGCAGGACGAGGCGTGTCTGATCGAACTGATCGACGGGAACGACCCCGTCGCCTGGCTCTCGGCGCGCGGCGTCCGAACGCGGGCGATCGAGAGCGAAGCCGGCGCCGCCCGGCTCACGCTCGAGATCCCGCGCTCGGCCGACGTTCGCTCGGCCGTCGAGGCGGTCGAAGATCGCTACGCGGGGACCGACGTCGTCTCGTTCCGCCAGCGCGACGCCGACGGCGAAACGCGCGAGGAGTTCGCCGCGCGACTCGAGGCGTCGCTCACCGACCGGCAGTTCGCCGCGTTACAGCGGGCCTACCTCGGCGGCTACTTCGAGTGGCCGCGGCCGACGACCGGCGAGGAACTCGCCCAGACGATGAACGTCTCGCGAC contains:
- a CDS encoding bacterio-opsin activator domain-containing protein, whose protein sequence is MDTARGTPDSGSVSSATAALEHVVDPVLAVADGVITYANEAALDAFDLSMENGSRDAATLLDPHWNALDAALAETTVGTARRVPLEHDAYDARVHRGEGGATITFERTSEREPPASDRVVKERAINEAPIGITISDPDREDNPLVYINDAYEELTGYSSDEVVGRNCRFLQGDGSDPEAVATMREAIDAERPVTVELTNYRKDGTAFWNEVTIAPVRDAAGALTNYVGFQNDVTTRKEAELALERRTAELEYILDRVEGLIQDVTDVVAGSTSRTELETAVCERIAAESAYDGAWIGERDPASGAIEVRSSGGVTPADRPTEPAAETLATDEVTIDHDGGTPRASFPLSYDGIEYGVLTVRTNRDRPIDDRETVILSALARAVASGVNARETSRTLETDAVVAVELELTDPAVAPAALSAATDGRLEYRRSVHRTGDETASLFTVRGASGDDLRTAAVELPSADLTVLVEQDEACLIELIDGNDPVAWLSARGVRTRAIESEAGAARLTLEIPRSADVRSAVEAVEDRYAGTDVVSFRQRDADGETREEFAARLEASLTDRQFAALQRAYLGGYFEWPRPTTGEELAQTMNVSRPTFHEHLRAAEAKLCAAFFGDD